A single genomic interval of Aureliella helgolandensis harbors:
- a CDS encoding DUF6702 family protein, with amino-acid sequence MIAKYLGLSTVVQPCQRSWFTTAIARIVVGVCGVWMLTSTVLAHPFHISTAEMEFNKKSGRWEIALKLQAVDVEQSLSAQLKRKINLEKEARIDELLTAYLSGHFYLAEQADVLVARENSEELQRDVQSPATNEGAKADAAATSGEGVASKLAENRSSLHWVGKELDTNWLWVYFEITPLKDSGQPQVLVNSVLVDWTSGQINTVSVRNAGKRTALKMTAKQPWAKFSKAWAEN; translated from the coding sequence ATGATTGCCAAGTACCTGGGCTTAAGCACCGTGGTGCAGCCATGCCAACGTAGCTGGTTCACCACTGCGATTGCTAGAATCGTTGTAGGCGTGTGTGGAGTGTGGATGCTCACTAGTACGGTGCTGGCCCATCCGTTTCACATCAGTACAGCGGAGATGGAGTTCAATAAGAAATCTGGTCGTTGGGAGATCGCTTTGAAGTTGCAAGCGGTCGACGTGGAACAATCGCTCAGCGCTCAACTGAAACGCAAAATCAATCTGGAAAAAGAAGCGCGCATCGACGAACTGCTAACAGCCTACCTTTCCGGGCATTTCTATCTGGCTGAGCAGGCGGACGTGCTGGTTGCACGGGAAAACTCAGAAGAACTGCAGCGTGATGTGCAGAGCCCGGCCACTAACGAGGGAGCCAAGGCGGATGCCGCTGCGACCTCCGGGGAGGGCGTCGCATCCAAGTTGGCCGAGAACCGTTCCAGCCTGCATTGGGTAGGCAAGGAGCTCGATACGAACTGGTTGTGGGTCTACTTCGAGATTACGCCTCTGAAGGACTCGGGGCAGCCGCAAGTGTTGGTCAATTCCGTGTTAGTCGATTGGACGTCTGGGCAAATCAACACTGTTTCGGTGAGGAATGCTGGAAAACGAACCGCGTTAAAGATGACTGCCAAGCAGCCGTGGGCCAAGTTCTCTAAGGCTTGGGCAGAGAACTAA
- a CDS encoding pyridoxine 5'-phosphate synthase — MAYLGVNIDHVATVRQARRTYEPDPVLAAGQALLGGAKVITIHLREDRRHIIDRDVRILRETVPSGLNLEMACEAEIVDIACRTIPDQATLVPEKREEVTTEGGLDVIGEEARVRSAVERLHGVGIPVSLFIDPDLPQIEKSAELGVAAIELHTGTYALAKGDEQQRELQRLIEAGRLAVELGLKLHAGHGLNYLNVQPVAAIANMRELNIGHSIIARAIFTGLREAVAEMKQLVDQASTYPALQSP; from the coding sequence ATGGCGTATCTGGGTGTCAATATTGACCACGTTGCCACCGTTCGACAAGCGCGTCGAACCTATGAACCCGATCCCGTACTCGCCGCAGGGCAGGCACTTTTGGGTGGTGCGAAAGTTATCACCATTCACTTGCGCGAAGACCGTCGGCATATTATCGATCGCGATGTGCGAATTCTGCGTGAGACGGTGCCCAGCGGGTTGAATCTAGAGATGGCGTGCGAGGCTGAAATTGTCGACATCGCTTGCCGAACCATTCCCGACCAAGCAACCCTCGTGCCTGAAAAGCGCGAGGAGGTAACGACCGAAGGCGGACTGGATGTGATCGGAGAAGAAGCCCGTGTGCGCAGTGCTGTAGAACGCCTGCATGGCGTTGGAATACCAGTCAGCCTGTTCATCGATCCCGACTTGCCGCAAATCGAGAAATCAGCGGAATTAGGGGTCGCCGCCATTGAACTCCACACCGGAACTTACGCCCTGGCTAAGGGAGATGAGCAACAACGCGAGCTTCAACGATTGATCGAAGCGGGACGCCTCGCCGTTGAATTGGGGCTGAAGCTCCACGCTGGCCACGGCCTAAACTACCTCAACGTTCAACCCGTGGCGGCGATCGCCAACATGCGAGAATTGAACATTGGGCATAGCATCATCGCGCGGGCCATTTTCACGGGACTTCGTGAGGCTGTCGCCGAGATGAAACAGCTGGTCGATCAAGCGAGCACCTATCCCGCCTTGCAATCCCCTTAA
- a CDS encoding M1 family aminopeptidase, protein MVRSILFVILMAHLCIGPAWGQVVRNEKYGQEDKFRQLEESLPTPNTYRNASGEPGPAYWQQRADYVIDVQLDDQKQHVTGRETVTYHNHSPHALRYLWLQVDANLFSPDSDANKLQTFKPDSRLSLEAFRKLQAKQAFDGGAEITKVVDESGSPLPYTLVKTMMRIDLPQAIAPGEQFKFSIDWNYQVNDSDIVKGRTGCEYFEKDKNYIYEIAQWFPRLVAYTDANGWQHKQYLGTGEFTLELGDYLVRITVPKDHIVAATGVLQNAGEVLSEEQKGRLERARTAKRPVFVVTPDEALANQKEQAEGEQTWVFHAQNVRDFAWASSRKFIWDAQGHAVEGNSVMAMSFYPNEAEPLWSQYSTHSIIHTLNVYSRYTFGYPYPTAISVNGPVYGMEYPMICFNGPRPDEDGTYSERTKYGLISVVIHEVGHNYFPMIVNSDERQWTWMDEGLNTFLQYLAEQEWEDEYPSQRGEPSAITGYMRSSQQVPIMTNSESVLNLGANAYGKPATALNILRESILGRELFDFAFKEYARRWKFKRPMPADFFRTMEDASGVDLDWFWRGWFYTTDHCDIAIDSVSWKVPDEGDPDAISDRKRQEKADRTPTLSDVRNQELAKRIDEFPELKDFYNNDDPFEVTPESRKAYARMLEKLTEEERELLANQQNFYTITFKNLGGLVMPMTLRVLYEDESEEILRLPAEIWRRNNQTASTSVLSDKVVKSFELDPYRESADTNRDNNYFPPRFEPSRFQLYKNDKPRSADNPMKSAARKAEAERKRKESEAKKAAEKEQAESEKDATEKDAAEKAAPAADSKKPAATDNPNAADAAKEEVAGETKNSQPEATTDSTDGAASESEAQPAEPAAEVRPTANADDA, encoded by the coding sequence ATGGTCCGCAGTATTTTGTTCGTGATTTTAATGGCACACCTCTGTATTGGGCCCGCCTGGGGGCAGGTGGTGCGCAATGAAAAATACGGTCAAGAGGACAAGTTCCGACAGTTGGAAGAGTCTTTGCCAACACCCAATACCTACCGCAATGCTTCTGGCGAGCCAGGCCCCGCGTACTGGCAGCAGCGTGCTGACTACGTCATCGATGTGCAACTCGATGATCAGAAACAGCATGTGACCGGCCGCGAAACGGTGACGTACCACAATCATTCTCCCCACGCATTGCGCTACTTGTGGTTGCAGGTTGACGCGAACCTGTTCAGTCCCGATTCCGATGCCAACAAGCTGCAGACGTTTAAGCCCGATTCGCGACTCTCGCTGGAGGCATTTCGGAAGCTGCAAGCCAAGCAGGCGTTCGATGGCGGTGCCGAAATCACCAAAGTCGTCGATGAATCAGGCAGCCCGCTTCCCTACACGCTCGTCAAAACGATGATGCGCATCGACTTGCCGCAAGCGATCGCACCTGGAGAACAGTTCAAATTCAGCATCGATTGGAACTACCAAGTCAACGACTCCGACATCGTCAAGGGACGCACGGGGTGTGAGTATTTTGAAAAGGACAAAAACTACATTTACGAAATTGCCCAGTGGTTTCCCCGCTTGGTGGCCTACACCGATGCGAACGGCTGGCAGCATAAGCAGTACTTGGGAACGGGCGAGTTCACCCTTGAGTTGGGCGATTACTTAGTCCGCATCACTGTACCGAAGGATCATATCGTTGCCGCCACTGGAGTGCTTCAAAACGCAGGCGAAGTCTTGTCGGAAGAGCAGAAGGGACGGTTGGAACGAGCGCGAACCGCCAAGCGACCGGTCTTTGTGGTGACACCCGACGAGGCTTTGGCGAACCAGAAGGAACAAGCCGAAGGGGAGCAGACTTGGGTTTTTCATGCTCAAAACGTCAGGGACTTTGCCTGGGCCAGCAGCCGAAAGTTTATCTGGGACGCCCAGGGACACGCTGTCGAAGGCAATTCCGTGATGGCCATGTCCTTCTACCCCAATGAAGCGGAACCGCTGTGGAGCCAGTATTCGACGCATTCGATTATCCATACCCTGAATGTTTACAGCCGCTACACCTTCGGATACCCCTACCCCACTGCCATTAGCGTGAATGGGCCTGTGTATGGTATGGAATATCCCATGATTTGCTTCAACGGCCCGCGTCCCGATGAGGACGGCACGTACTCGGAACGCACCAAGTACGGTTTGATCTCCGTGGTAATCCATGAAGTGGGCCACAATTACTTCCCAATGATCGTCAATAGCGACGAACGCCAGTGGACTTGGATGGACGAAGGGCTGAATACCTTCTTGCAATACTTGGCTGAACAGGAGTGGGAAGACGAATATCCGTCGCAGCGTGGAGAGCCAAGTGCGATCACGGGCTACATGCGCAGCTCCCAGCAAGTTCCTATCATGACCAACAGCGAATCGGTCTTGAACCTGGGGGCCAACGCCTACGGAAAACCCGCGACGGCTCTCAATATTTTGCGAGAGTCAATCCTGGGGCGCGAATTGTTCGACTTTGCTTTCAAGGAGTATGCGCGGCGTTGGAAATTCAAACGCCCCATGCCGGCCGATTTCTTTCGCACCATGGAGGATGCATCTGGAGTTGATTTGGATTGGTTTTGGCGAGGTTGGTTCTACACGACCGATCACTGTGATATTGCCATTGATAGCGTGAGTTGGAAGGTCCCCGATGAGGGAGACCCGGATGCCATCTCCGATCGTAAGCGGCAAGAAAAAGCGGACCGCACACCAACTCTTTCCGATGTCCGCAATCAAGAGCTCGCCAAACGCATCGATGAATTCCCCGAATTGAAGGATTTCTACAACAACGACGATCCCTTTGAGGTGACTCCCGAATCGCGCAAAGCGTACGCGCGCATGTTGGAAAAACTCACAGAAGAAGAGAGGGAGTTGCTCGCTAACCAGCAGAACTTCTACACCATCACCTTCAAAAATCTTGGGGGGTTGGTGATGCCCATGACGCTGCGTGTTTTATACGAAGACGAGAGCGAGGAGATTCTCAGGCTGCCAGCCGAAATTTGGCGCCGCAACAATCAAACGGCGAGCACGTCGGTGCTGTCTGACAAGGTGGTGAAGAGTTTTGAACTCGACCCCTACCGAGAATCGGCGGATACCAATCGTGATAATAATTACTTTCCTCCACGGTTTGAGCCCAGCCGCTTCCAGTTGTATAAGAATGATAAGCCGCGGAGTGCCGACAACCCCATGAAGTCCGCTGCACGCAAGGCGGAAGCCGAGCGCAAGCGAAAAGAGAGTGAGGCCAAGAAGGCGGCTGAAAAAGAGCAGGCCGAGTCGGAGAAGGATGCTACCGAGAAGGATGCTGCAGAGAAGGCTGCTCCTGCTGCGGACAGCAAAAAGCCGGCCGCTACCGACAATCCCAATGCTGCTGATGCAGCTAAGGAGGAGGTCGCGGGCGAGACCAAAAATAGCCAGCCCGAAGCGACCACTGATTCGACCGACGGAGCCGCGTCGGAGAGCGAAGCGCAGCCGGCTGAGCCAGCCGCTGAGGTCCGTCCAACTGCGAATGCCGACGATGCGTAG
- a CDS encoding glutaminyl-peptide cyclotransferase: MLKRIWWLAFPIVGLLLFAVISANAQPDNASVTTTYAEVIASYPHDSQAFSQGLVVEGDTLYEGTGHYGTSTLRRVDLKTGRVLQQIPLDARFFGEGITILGDRIYQLTWKERVCMVYDKATLKPIGALQYSGQGWGLADDEERQIFMSDGSSTIRVLDPQTFQEIRRIRVKQGRRYIDQLNELEYVNGELLANIWYSDKIARIDPASGQILGWIDCSAIYPFRQRPSREHVLNGIAFDAESQKMYVTGKNWPQLFEIKNPLATSPALSP; this comes from the coding sequence ATGCTAAAGCGAATCTGGTGGCTAGCATTCCCCATCGTGGGGCTCCTGCTGTTTGCAGTGATTTCCGCCAATGCGCAACCCGACAATGCATCGGTAACCACCACTTACGCTGAAGTTATCGCAAGCTACCCTCACGACTCCCAGGCGTTCTCACAAGGGCTCGTTGTCGAGGGCGACACCCTCTACGAAGGCACCGGACACTACGGCACTTCAACGCTCCGTCGCGTAGACCTGAAGACGGGCCGCGTCCTCCAGCAGATCCCCCTCGACGCAAGATTTTTTGGGGAAGGGATTACGATTCTGGGAGATCGCATCTACCAACTCACTTGGAAGGAACGCGTCTGCATGGTGTATGACAAAGCCACGCTGAAGCCGATTGGCGCATTGCAATACTCCGGCCAAGGCTGGGGATTGGCCGACGATGAAGAGCGACAAATTTTCATGAGTGATGGCTCCAGCACCATTCGAGTTCTCGACCCGCAGACCTTCCAAGAAATCCGACGCATCCGTGTCAAACAGGGGCGGCGTTACATCGACCAGCTCAACGAATTGGAATACGTCAATGGCGAACTACTGGCCAACATTTGGTATTCCGACAAGATCGCACGGATCGATCCTGCGTCGGGACAGATCTTGGGCTGGATCGATTGCAGTGCCATCTACCCCTTCCGGCAGCGTCCTAGTCGCGAGCACGTTCTCAACGGCATCGCCTTCGATGCTGAATCCCAAAAAATGTATGTCACCGGCAAGAATTGGCCCCAGCTGTTTGAAATTAAGAATCCATTGGCCACATCCCCAGCACTCAGCCCCTAG
- the eboE gene encoding metabolite traffic protein EboE → MRTPSTTDHLTSLQCIRIGTWPAFNAHTRPILDIPQQVYKMSQSTYPFGYCTNVHAGTTLEQAQQNLLQHAAAVRQQVVPTGQLPVGLWLAEDAANSLLEEGALERFRGWLNEHHFFPYTLNGFPQGDFHQPIVKHQVYEPTWTCHSRARYTMCLAEILDAILPAGATGSISTLPLGWPHAPWHAENFKEAADHLHEVAKFCDRLAQNSGREIVIAIEPEPGCVLNTAPEMVEFFEHFLFRGPDAELARRYLSVCHDVCHSGVMFEPQTTALELYRQNGIRVGKVQISSAVHVPWSLHAGDASRGGEMLAQLKAFNEPKYLHQVTRCNPDGTFQALVSDLPQALENWLPEDGTMPQQDWRIHFHVPIFVEQFELLRTTQSDIRDATRYLTEYKYDRVADSAWFTGHFEVETYAWPVLPESMQAATLSEGIAQELQYFHTLLEEEDLRC, encoded by the coding sequence ATGAGAACTCCTTCAACTACGGATCACCTAACATCGCTGCAATGCATTAGAATTGGGACGTGGCCTGCATTCAACGCGCACACGCGTCCCATCTTGGATATTCCTCAACAAGTGTACAAAATGTCGCAGTCAACCTACCCATTTGGCTATTGCACCAATGTTCACGCTGGTACGACCCTTGAGCAGGCACAGCAGAATTTGCTGCAGCATGCTGCGGCGGTGCGGCAGCAGGTCGTTCCCACTGGCCAGCTGCCGGTTGGACTGTGGCTGGCGGAAGACGCGGCCAACAGCCTCTTGGAAGAAGGGGCTCTCGAGCGTTTCCGTGGCTGGTTGAATGAGCACCACTTCTTCCCTTATACCCTGAATGGCTTTCCTCAGGGGGATTTTCACCAACCGATCGTGAAACACCAGGTCTATGAGCCGACCTGGACCTGCCACTCCCGTGCTCGTTACACAATGTGCTTGGCAGAAATCCTCGATGCGATCCTCCCTGCCGGTGCGACGGGCTCCATTTCGACCTTACCGCTTGGCTGGCCCCACGCTCCGTGGCACGCAGAAAACTTCAAAGAAGCGGCCGACCACCTTCACGAAGTCGCCAAGTTCTGCGATCGCTTGGCGCAAAACAGTGGCCGTGAAATTGTGATTGCCATCGAACCCGAACCGGGTTGTGTGCTCAATACAGCGCCCGAGATGGTCGAATTCTTCGAACACTTTTTGTTTCGTGGTCCCGATGCAGAACTCGCCCGACGCTATCTGTCCGTCTGCCATGACGTGTGCCACAGCGGTGTCATGTTCGAGCCGCAAACCACCGCACTGGAACTCTACCGCCAGAATGGAATCCGCGTTGGCAAGGTTCAAATTTCTTCTGCCGTACACGTCCCCTGGTCGCTGCACGCGGGCGATGCCTCCCGTGGCGGCGAAATGCTGGCTCAATTGAAGGCGTTCAACGAACCTAAATATTTGCACCAAGTCACACGCTGCAACCCAGACGGTACGTTCCAAGCACTCGTGTCCGACCTGCCCCAAGCGCTGGAGAACTGGCTGCCGGAGGATGGCACGATGCCTCAACAAGACTGGAGAATCCATTTTCACGTGCCAATCTTTGTTGAGCAATTCGAGCTGCTGCGAACAACGCAAAGCGACATCCGCGATGCCACTCGCTACTTAACGGAATATAAATACGATCGGGTTGCCGATTCCGCTTGGTTTACGGGGCACTTTGAAGTAGAAACCTATGCTTGGCCGGTGCTTCCCGAGTCAATGCAAGCGGCCACTCTTTCCGAGGGGATCGCCCAAGAGTTGCAGTACTTCCACACGTTACTCGAGGAAGAGGATCTTCGATGCTAA
- the dapA gene encoding 4-hydroxy-tetrahydrodipicolinate synthase, protein MTQRKGSEYAGLSVAIVTPLKDNALDVGRLREQVEFQIEAGTTSIVPVGTTGECPTLSHEEHERVISEVVQIVAGRIKVMAGTGSNSTSEAIRLTRWAAKEGADASLQVAPYYNKPTQEGFYQHFKAVAEDVGLPICVYNIPGRTGKNIEPETIARLAEIENITMVKEATGSLDQCSQILNTTNLTVLSGDDSLTLPMMSIGAEGIISVAGNIVPHDVIAMVAAAAAGDFATAQQWHHKLFPLCRDMLGLSTNPIPLKMAMALLGRDTGELRLPMTPLDAEQTKALRKTLVNYGLLNS, encoded by the coding sequence ATGACACAACGCAAAGGCTCCGAGTACGCTGGACTATCCGTCGCAATTGTCACCCCACTCAAAGACAACGCGCTCGACGTGGGACGCTTGCGGGAGCAAGTGGAATTTCAAATTGAGGCGGGTACGACCAGTATTGTTCCGGTGGGCACCACTGGCGAATGCCCCACTCTGTCCCACGAAGAGCACGAGCGGGTCATTAGTGAAGTCGTGCAGATCGTCGCTGGGCGGATCAAGGTCATGGCCGGCACAGGCAGCAATTCGACCTCCGAAGCCATCCGTCTCACCCGCTGGGCGGCCAAGGAGGGGGCCGATGCTTCCCTGCAAGTCGCCCCGTACTACAACAAACCGACCCAAGAGGGTTTCTACCAGCACTTCAAAGCGGTTGCTGAGGATGTTGGGTTGCCTATCTGTGTTTACAACATTCCCGGCAGAACGGGGAAGAACATCGAGCCCGAAACGATCGCTCGCTTGGCTGAAATTGAAAACATCACCATGGTCAAGGAAGCCACGGGATCTCTGGATCAGTGCTCCCAAATCCTCAACACAACCAACTTGACGGTGCTCAGCGGCGATGACAGCCTAACGCTTCCGATGATGAGCATCGGGGCAGAAGGGATTATCTCCGTTGCGGGAAACATAGTGCCCCATGATGTGATTGCCATGGTTGCAGCGGCGGCGGCAGGCGACTTTGCGACCGCCCAACAATGGCACCACAAGCTGTTTCCACTCTGCCGTGACATGCTTGGCCTGAGCACCAACCCAATCCCACTCAAAATGGCAATGGCCCTCCTGGGGCGAGACACTGGGGAATTGCGGCTGCCGATGACTCCCTTGGATGCAGAGCAGACGAAAGCGCTGCGAAAAACTCTCGTCAACTACGGACTGCTGAACTCCTAG
- a CDS encoding competence/damage-inducible protein A, whose product MHAEIIAIGDELTSGQRLDTNSRWLSQQLGDLGIQTARHTTIGDSLSDNVEALQRAVARAEVVVCTGGLGPTLDDLTRQAMADAFQLPLELDQESLDKIVAMFASRNREMPENNRVQAMFPRGSQIVPNPHGSAPGIDLQVAAPQQARTGESPGNVNRSCRVFALPGVPAEMRQMWLETVAPRLELLLGSQLGRLHYHAVKVFGIGESDVEVKLPQLIARQRTPTVGITVSRATITLRVAGRATDAATFQHQIAPTLGEIESALGDLVFGAGDDELEHVVARNLKQQGRTLACVEVGAASWISDWLLKVDEPQCRCFAGGVAFPNRSAAERWLEREPAAESKTITSGCGEMENASETLEDERWTAIARLAAERFGAELALVVGVYPSVKEMECTNGTFDFVFALATSTTVHLERRAMGGHPDVLGPRVAKTGLDIVRRYLANEGLTRNGLANNGQ is encoded by the coding sequence GTGCACGCTGAAATTATTGCCATTGGTGACGAGCTCACCAGTGGGCAACGTCTTGATACCAATTCCCGTTGGCTCAGCCAACAACTCGGCGACCTGGGGATTCAGACCGCTCGCCATACCACGATCGGCGACAGCCTGAGCGACAATGTCGAGGCCTTGCAGCGGGCCGTGGCACGTGCCGAGGTGGTCGTCTGCACGGGTGGACTAGGACCAACGCTCGATGATTTGACGCGTCAAGCCATGGCCGACGCGTTCCAGCTGCCTTTGGAACTGGATCAGGAGTCGCTCGATAAAATTGTGGCGATGTTTGCAAGCCGCAACCGAGAGATGCCTGAAAACAATCGCGTGCAAGCGATGTTTCCACGCGGCAGTCAAATCGTGCCCAACCCCCATGGATCCGCCCCCGGCATCGATCTACAGGTTGCCGCGCCCCAGCAGGCCCGCACCGGGGAGTCACCAGGGAACGTCAATCGCAGCTGCCGCGTGTTCGCTCTTCCAGGAGTGCCGGCCGAGATGAGGCAGATGTGGCTGGAGACCGTAGCGCCGCGTTTGGAACTCCTGCTCGGGAGTCAACTTGGGCGACTTCACTATCACGCCGTCAAAGTCTTTGGGATTGGCGAAAGTGATGTGGAAGTCAAGTTGCCGCAATTGATTGCGAGGCAGCGGACGCCGACGGTCGGTATTACGGTCAGTCGCGCCACGATCACGCTGAGAGTTGCCGGTCGGGCCACCGATGCCGCCACCTTCCAGCATCAGATTGCTCCGACGCTGGGCGAGATCGAATCGGCGTTGGGGGATCTCGTTTTCGGTGCCGGGGACGACGAATTGGAGCACGTGGTGGCTCGAAATCTGAAGCAGCAGGGGCGGACTCTTGCCTGCGTGGAAGTGGGAGCTGCGAGTTGGATTAGCGATTGGTTGCTGAAGGTGGATGAGCCCCAGTGTCGTTGCTTTGCTGGTGGCGTCGCATTTCCCAATCGGAGTGCCGCTGAGCGTTGGTTGGAGCGGGAGCCCGCAGCGGAATCCAAGACCATCACGAGTGGTTGCGGCGAGATGGAAAACGCTTCGGAAACACTCGAAGACGAGCGCTGGACGGCCATTGCGAGATTGGCTGCAGAGCGATTTGGAGCGGAGTTGGCGCTCGTGGTCGGTGTCTATCCATCCGTTAAGGAAATGGAATGCACCAACGGGACGTTCGACTTCGTGTTCGCGCTGGCTACCAGCACGACCGTTCATTTGGAGAGGCGAGCTATGGGAGGACATCCCGATGTCCTAGGCCCACGCGTTGCCAAAACGGGGCTTGATATCGTGCGGCGCTATCTGGCAAACGAGGGCTTGACGCGCAACGGCCTAGCGAACAACGGCCAGTGA
- the aroA gene encoding 3-phosphoshikimate 1-carboxyvinyltransferase, giving the protein MTHAVRLHACPPVDASIRPPGSKSITNRALICAALAEGPSCLRGVLDSEDTEVMIGAWQQLGVKLRHDRSAATVEIDGCGGALPISAADLYVANSGTTIRFLTAALAACHGEFRLSGVPRMHERPIADLLDALRQLGANVESVNLDNPGCPPVHLQAQGLAGGSATVAGNISSQFLSGLMMAAPLARQDVNLLVEGALVSVPYVEMTAEVMRAFGASIRGPVSGPFSIDVNHRYVGTDYSIEPDASAASYFWGAAAITGGRARVEGLSQSSLQGDVRFCEVLEQMGCHVKYERDAIEVTAAGPLRGVSVNMADISDTVQTLAAVALFAEGATSVRGVAHNRVKETDRISDLARELEKLGAEVEEFHDGLRMIPPTKLKPAQIETYRDHRMAMSMALVGLQCSGIEILDPDCTAKTYPEFWRDLELFSGCRVERLG; this is encoded by the coding sequence GTGACACACGCCGTGCGACTGCATGCCTGCCCTCCCGTGGATGCCTCGATCCGCCCACCTGGAAGCAAGAGTATCACCAATCGCGCGTTGATCTGCGCTGCCTTGGCGGAGGGACCAAGTTGTCTGAGAGGGGTGCTCGACAGCGAGGACACCGAGGTCATGATCGGGGCTTGGCAACAGCTGGGGGTGAAATTGCGGCATGATCGCTCAGCGGCCACTGTCGAGATTGACGGATGCGGTGGAGCTCTGCCAATTTCCGCAGCCGATCTGTATGTTGCCAATAGTGGAACAACGATTCGCTTTCTAACGGCGGCACTGGCTGCCTGTCACGGAGAATTTAGACTATCGGGGGTGCCCCGCATGCATGAGCGCCCCATCGCTGATTTGTTAGACGCCTTGAGGCAGTTAGGGGCGAACGTTGAAAGCGTGAATCTGGACAACCCGGGGTGTCCACCCGTGCATCTACAAGCCCAAGGGCTGGCCGGTGGCAGTGCAACGGTGGCTGGCAATATCTCTAGTCAGTTTCTGTCGGGCCTCATGATGGCCGCACCGCTGGCGCGTCAAGATGTGAATCTGCTTGTCGAGGGCGCGTTGGTCTCCGTCCCCTATGTGGAGATGACCGCAGAAGTCATGCGTGCCTTCGGCGCTTCCATCCGCGGACCGGTGAGTGGGCCTTTCTCCATCGACGTCAACCATCGCTATGTGGGGACGGATTACTCCATAGAGCCCGATGCCTCCGCGGCCAGCTACTTTTGGGGCGCGGCGGCCATTACCGGTGGCCGCGCAAGAGTTGAGGGGCTGTCCCAATCCAGTTTGCAGGGGGACGTGCGTTTTTGTGAAGTCTTGGAACAGATGGGGTGTCACGTTAAGTATGAGCGGGACGCAATCGAGGTGACTGCCGCTGGGCCCCTGCGTGGCGTTAGCGTCAATATGGCCGACATCAGCGATACCGTGCAGACGCTGGCCGCCGTGGCACTGTTTGCTGAGGGGGCAACGTCGGTACGAGGCGTAGCCCACAACCGCGTGAAAGAAACCGACCGGATTTCAGACTTAGCAAGAGAATTGGAAAAGCTGGGGGCCGAGGTTGAAGAGTTCCATGACGGCTTGCGAATGATTCCACCCACGAAGCTGAAGCCCGCCCAAATCGAAACTTATCGCGATCATCGCATGGCCATGAGCATGGCTCTGGTCGGGCTGCAATGCTCTGGAATTGAAATTCTGGATCCCGATTGCACTGCTAAAACCTACCCAGAGTTCTGGCGCGACCTGGAGCTATTCAGTGGTTGTCGAGTTGAGCGATTGGGTTGA